In the Anastrepha obliqua isolate idAnaObli1 chromosome 1, idAnaObli1_1.0, whole genome shotgun sequence genome, one interval contains:
- the LOC129252907 gene encoding probable cytochrome P450 313a4 — MEFAEKHDFFNIIILCLILTLWAYWLWTRKELYAFAFRFPGLFGFPVFGVIHRLKSLNNVIPEIGKMFKDCKAYTICTWMGLRPVIITADPAFIKDVLSSNDLLNKAQPLYGPIYEAFKGGIIASPASEWHRNRRLINPSFHQRLLTSFFPIFNKSKDGAIQKFCEMANSGQEYHMGEELQRVTLGITVETTMGKKMEKGDEVSEDLVKAYVVALEAMPTECIMAYIHLNHWYAHFTKSTKEYIQKFIMELLNRKLSQISSTKVAANLSTENSNILDDATSENGEYKAKIPNIFVDHAINLFQEGKMSYHDVIGETNTIVTAAFETSANGLLSTLLMLAMHPSVQDRLYEEIVNIFPEKSFYIGYEHFASLPYLDMVVNETLRLMPSVPMIGRQVVQNTTLSNGLELPKGFSILISIFDVHRRTDIWGPNAHKFNPDNFLPENLEGKHPYAYMPFSKGMRNCIGWKYALMAIKVLLAGFVRNFSFSTTAKLEDLKFSNNVSLKYTFEPKLTIKHRKD; from the exons ATGGAATTCGCGGAAAAGCacgattttttcaatataattattCTATGTTTAATCTTAACATTATGGGCTTACTGGCTGTGGACGAGAAAGGAACTTTATGCATTCGCATTTCGTTTCCCAGGACTATTTGGATTCCCAGTTTTTGGAGTGATACATCGCTTAAAGAGCTTAAATA ATGTCATACCTGAGATAGGTAAAATGTTTAAAGATTGTAAGGCATACACGATCTGTACGTGGATGGGCTTACGCCCTGTTATTATAACTGCCGATCCTGCCTTCATAAAGGATGTACTATCTTCAAACGATTTACTAAATAAAGCCCAACCATTATATGGACCAATCTATGAAGCATTCAAAGGCGGAATAATTGCAAGTCCAG CGTCCGAATGGCATCGAAATCGTCGATTAATAAATCCGAGTTTTCATCAAAGATTACTTACATCCTTTTTCCCAATATTTAACAAGTCTAAAGACGGAGCCATCCAAAAATTCTGTGAAATGGCAAATAGTGGGCAGGAATATCATATGGGGGAAGAATTGCAAAGGGTCACTTTAGGCATAACCGTTG AAACGACAATGGGGAAAAAAATGGAGAAGGGTGATGAGGTATCAGAGGATTTAGTAAAAGCTTATGTTGT AGCTCTCGAAGCCATGCCCACAGAATGCATTATGgcatatatacatttaaacCATTGGTACGCTCATTTCACGAAAAGCACAAAAGAGTACATACAGAAATTCATTATGGAG CTTCTGAATCGGAAATTGTCACAAATATCTAGCACGAAGGTTGCTGCCAACTTATCTACTGAAAACTCGAACATCCTCGATGATGCTACGAGTGAAAATGGCgaatataaagcaaaaattccGAATATTTTCGTTGATCATGCAATAAATTTATTCCAAGAGGGGAAAATGTCTTACCATGATGTAATTGGGGAAACTAACACCATCGTAACCGCA GCTTTTGAGACATCCGCAAATGGACTCCTGTCAACTCTTCTAATGTTGGCCATGCACCCTTCTGTGCAGGACAGATTATACGAGGAAATCGTAAACATATTCCCTGAAAAATCCTTTTACATAGGCTATGAACATTTTGCTAGTCTGCCTTACCTGGATATGGTTGTCAACGAGACCTTGCGACTAATGCCGTCTGTACCCATGATTGGCAGACAAGTGGTACAAAACACAACACTTAGTAACGGCTTAGAACTGCCAAAAggattttccattttaatttcaatttttgatgtGCATCGAAGAACAGATATTTGGGGTCCAAATGCACATAAATTTAACCCAGACAATTTTTTGCCGGAGAATTTGGAGGGAAAGCACCCATATGCGTATATGCCCTTCTCGAAAGGCATGCGTAACTGCATTG gATGGAAATATGCACTAATGGCAATTAAAGTACTATTGGCAGGATTTGTTCGAAACTTTTCATTTTCAACGACTGCGAAATTAgaagatttgaaattttctaataatGTATCTCTTAAATATACTTTCGAACCCAAGTTGACTATAAAACATCGTAAAGATTAA